In Haloarcula limicola, the genomic stretch CGTAGCGCTCGACGTCGGCGAAGAGGCGCTCCTGGCCCGCCTCGGTGAGCGCCATCGACGTGGCGCTCGCGCACTTGAGTCGGCCGGCGTCGAGCATGTCGAACAGGCCGTCCTGGATGAGCTCGCCGAAGTAGACCACCTCGCGGTCGCCGAAGTCGAGTTCCTTCAGTTCGCCCATCAGCGCGTTCCCGAGCGAGCCGACGCCGAACTGGAGGTGGATCGCGTCGTCGAACACCGGCGACCGCTCCATCTCCCGGGCGAGGAACGACCCGAGGTTCGCCGCGATGGCGAGGTCGTCGTCGGTCGGGTCCCGGAAGGTGTACGTCGAGTCGGGGATGTCCGTCTCGACGACCCCGACCAGTTTCTCGGGGTCGAAACTGACGTGGTTCGTCCCGATCCGCTCGCCCGGCCCGGTGAGCGGTATCGGCTCTCGGTCCGGCGGCTTCCCCGGCCGGTAGATGTCGTGGAGCGCCTGCAGTTCGAGCGGTTGCGTGCGGTTCAGCTCGATCACGAGCTCGTCGGCCGCGTCGACGAACGCCGGAACCTGCCCGATGGAGGTCGAGGGGACGAACCAGTCTTCGCCGACCGCGATGGCCTCGACCACCGCGACGTCGGGGTCGACCAAGCCGCCGTACTGCACCTCGTCGCCGATGGACGAGGCGTTGCGGTCGCCGAACGCGATCTCGCGTCGGTTGGTCGCCGTTCGGGCGGCGCTGGAGAACTGATACGAGAAGCGCCGCGCGATGGCCCCCGACTCGACGAGGTCGACGTCGATCTCCTCGCCCACGTTGCCGCTGTGGACGACGGTGAGCGCGAGGTCGCGGTCGTCCTCGGCGAGCGCGAGCGGGACCGCCTTCGGATAGCCGACGCTCCCGAACCCGCTCGTGAGCACCGTCGCGTCGGCCGCAATGCCTGCCGCCGCCTCGGTCGCGTCGACGAGGGGGAGGTCGCCGTACAGTCGGCGTTCGACCGGCCCGTCGTCCGGCGGTTCGCGGGTCACGAGGACGCACCCCCGGCGGGCCGTCGAGGCGAGTCGTCCGTGCGAGCGATGCGACTGTCGCTGGTAGCGGTCCTGCCGCCACCGTCCGTGAAAGTGGGCATTGTCTGGGTACTTGACGGCGCAGCGTCGAGCGACGGACGGAGCTCTCGCTGTCGCTCGGCACCGGCCGTCGATGGTCGGTCGCTACTCGGATATTCGTATCTGAGATAATAAATCGTAGGGTACGCGTCGCCGAGGGGACGACAATCGGGACGCCCGACAACCACCTATATGTGGGAACGGACCGACGAGAGGAACATGGAGACCTACGAGGACGTCAGCTACGGCGTCACCGACGGGATCGCGACCATCACCATCGAGCGACCGGACGTCTACAACGCCTTCACGCGGAACACCGTGCTCGAACTCAACGACGCGGCGCGGACGGCCGAGGCCGACGAGGACGTCTACGCGGTCGTGCTGACGGGGGCCGGGAAGGGCTTCTGCTCGGGCGCGGACACGACGGAGATGCCCGACTGGGACGAGCAATCGCCCGAGGAGTACGGCGCGTTCCTCTGGCTCATCCAGCAGTTCGTCTGGAACATGCGGACGATGGCGACGCCCTCCATCGCCGCCGTCAACGGCCCGGCCATCGGTGCCGGCTGTGACTTCGCGCTGGCGTGTGACCTGCGCGTCGTCGGCGAGGAGGGCGTGATGCGCGAGGGGTTCGTCAACGTCGGCCTAGTCCCCGGCGACGGCGGCGCGTGGCTCCTGCCCCGCCTCGTCGGCGAGTCGAAGGCCCGGGAGTACCTGCTCACCGGCCGGGACATCACCCCCGAGGACGCCGTCGACATCGGCCTCGCCGTCGAGCGGGCCGACGACGCGCTCTCGGCCGCGGGCGACCTCGCGGCGGAGATCAGAGACAAGCCCGCGACGGCCGTCCAGCATACGAACCGGCTGGTCGACCCCCAGCAGAGCTTCGACGAGTACTGCCGGAAGGCCGCCGAGTACCAGTGGGACTGCGTCGTCGACGACGAGCACAAGGAGGCGGTGGCGGCGTTCAACGAGGGCCGCGAGCCGGCGTTCGATCGGTCCTACGAGTAGCGGCGACGCGGTCGGCTACCGCTCGGAGACGGCGGGAAGCCCGTCGTCTTTCAGCGCGCCGGCGATGGTGTTGAGCTGCATCTCGTCGGTGCCCGCGGCGATGCGCCTGCTCCGGGCGAACCGATAGAGGTGCTCCAGCGGATGACCCTGCTGGTAGGCCCGCGCGCCGACGATCTGGACGGCCTCGCTGACGACCTCCTCGGCGATCTGCGAGCAGTGGAGCTTCGCCGTCGAGGTCTGCAGCCGCGGCGGGGCCCGCTCGTGACCCTGTGCGCCCGCGGCGGACATGTAGACCAGCGAGGCGGCCGTCTCGACCTGTCGGTACATCTCGGCGAGCTTCCACTCGATGCCCTGGAACTCGTCGATGGGCTGGCCGAACTGCTCGCGCTCGCTCGCGTACTCCAGGGCCTGTTCCAGCGCCGCCTCGGCCCACGCGACCGTGAGGATCGAGCTCCCGAGGCGCTCCCAGTTGAGCGACACCAGCTGCTCCTTGAAGGCTTCCTTGCCGCGAGTGAGGACGTGGGTCTCCGGGATCACCACGTCGTCGATGGTGAAGTGCGTCTGCGCGTAGCCGGCCATGTTCGTGTACACCTTCTCTATCTCGACGCCGGGGTCGTCGTAGGGGATGACGACCGAGCCCAGCCCCTCCGGGAACCGGACCCACGTCACCGCGGCGTCGCCGAAGGGGACGCCGCCGACCCACGTCTTCTCGCCGTTGCAGACCAACTGGCCGTCCTCCTCGGTTACCTCCGTCGTCATCGACCCGACGTCCGAGCCGGCGTCGGGTTCCGACATGGCGATGGAGACGAAGCTCTCGCCCGCGGTCACGGCGGGGAGGAACTCCTCCTTGACCGTCTCGGACCCGAAGAGGTCGATGGCCCGCGGCGCGACGATGCTCTGCATGTAGGTGAACCAGCCGGTGTCGGGACAGACCCGACCGACCGCCTCCGTCAGGAGCATCGCCGTCACGTCCGAGAGTCCCTGCCCGCCGTACTCCTCGGAGATAGAGGGGCAGTACAGGTCCGCCTCCGCGAGTCGCTGAAGGTTCTCCCACGGGACGTCGCCGCCCCAGGTGTAGGCCTCCTCCTCGAACTCCGCGGCGACCGATTCCGCGCGCTCGGCGTAGTCGCGTTGCTCCGCTGTCAGGGTTCGCATCACGCTAACCTTTCGAATACCGCATCATAAATGGTCGGAATCGCCGGCCGAGTCACTCCGTGTACGACTCGATAGGCGGCGTGAACGTGTCCAGCAGTTCGGTGCGCTCGGCGACGCCGCGGACGCCGTGTCGGACGCCCGGACCGACGATGAACGAGTCCCCCGCCTCCAGGCGCTTCTCGCGGTCGCCGAACAGGTCGATCGCGCCGTCGACGACGTACACCGTCTGTTTCGTCTCCTCGTGTTCGTGTTCGGGGAAGACCGCGCCCGCCTCGACGG encodes the following:
- a CDS encoding acetyl-CoA hydrolase/transferase C-terminal domain-containing protein; translated protein: MTREPPDDGPVERRLYGDLPLVDATEAAAGIAADATVLTSGFGSVGYPKAVPLALAEDDRDLALTVVHSGNVGEEIDVDLVESGAIARRFSYQFSSAARTATNRREIAFGDRNASSIGDEVQYGGLVDPDVAVVEAIAVGEDWFVPSTSIGQVPAFVDAADELVIELNRTQPLELQALHDIYRPGKPPDREPIPLTGPGERIGTNHVSFDPEKLVGVVETDIPDSTYTFRDPTDDDLAIAANLGSFLAREMERSPVFDDAIHLQFGVGSLGNALMGELKELDFGDREVVYFGELIQDGLFDMLDAGRLKCASATSMALTEAGQERLFADVERYAEDIVLRPADIANHPGLIDQFGVVGVNSAIEFDIYGNVNSTHVGGTRMINGVGGSADFNRNSLVTVCALPSSLKGGDISRVVPMTFHVDHTEHDVDVFVTEQGVADVRGLSPVERAEVIIENCAHPSFADDLWAYLDDVREQDSHIPHDIERAATWQ
- a CDS encoding enoyl-CoA hydratase/isomerase family protein, translating into METYEDVSYGVTDGIATITIERPDVYNAFTRNTVLELNDAARTAEADEDVYAVVLTGAGKGFCSGADTTEMPDWDEQSPEEYGAFLWLIQQFVWNMRTMATPSIAAVNGPAIGAGCDFALACDLRVVGEEGVMREGFVNVGLVPGDGGAWLLPRLVGESKAREYLLTGRDITPEDAVDIGLAVERADDALSAAGDLAAEIRDKPATAVQHTNRLVDPQQSFDEYCRKAAEYQWDCVVDDEHKEAVAAFNEGREPAFDRSYE
- a CDS encoding acyl-CoA dehydrogenase family protein, translating into MRTLTAEQRDYAERAESVAAEFEEEAYTWGGDVPWENLQRLAEADLYCPSISEEYGGQGLSDVTAMLLTEAVGRVCPDTGWFTYMQSIVAPRAIDLFGSETVKEEFLPAVTAGESFVSIAMSEPDAGSDVGSMTTEVTEEDGQLVCNGEKTWVGGVPFGDAAVTWVRFPEGLGSVVIPYDDPGVEIEKVYTNMAGYAQTHFTIDDVVIPETHVLTRGKEAFKEQLVSLNWERLGSSILTVAWAEAALEQALEYASEREQFGQPIDEFQGIEWKLAEMYRQVETAASLVYMSAAGAQGHERAPPRLQTSTAKLHCSQIAEEVVSEAVQIVGARAYQQGHPLEHLYRFARSRRIAAGTDEMQLNTIAGALKDDGLPAVSER
- a CDS encoding cupin domain-containing protein, whose translation is MEPTANLTIGTWDDPFKTEQAYEGIERRVLCFDEKAMQVHYTVEAGAVFPEHEHEETKQTVYVVDGAIDLFGDREKRLEAGDSFIVGPGVRHGVRGVAERTELLDTFTPPIESYTE